One Deltaproteobacteria bacterium genomic region harbors:
- a CDS encoding chemotaxis protein, protein MAEARETLGLSQDAEEVIMSMQNRSREQGTSSNELRDLTGNMGLSLNTLSESLTDQASAIEQVTQSSDAFQVFVNSIHSELDGLGASAEESASSINEMVTINNEVRENIHNLSLSLQETTSAIEEMTFSSKEVANNIEELSTAAEDTAASMNQMDVTINQVETNANETSKLSETVTSDAEIGVNAIKQTIQGIDRIKESSRVAADVIGNLGQKINEIGNILSVIDDVAEQTNLLALNAAIIAAQAGEHGRGFAVVADEIKALAERTGASTKEIAELIKSIQSESRNAISVMSRGVEDVEDGVRLGHNAEDALRNIVDSAKRSTLMIQNIAQATVEQARGSKQVTNAISRIAETVQQIALATQEQAKGAEHIMQSAERIRSITQHVERSAEEQKRGGHSVTQAIETIRELVERVNEFQQEQADGFDASNMAVRNVRDAGGRLLGVSQELGRYLADATNHVTRLTSGFRED, encoded by the coding sequence ATGGCTGAAGCCCGCGAGACGCTGGGCCTGAGTCAGGATGCCGAAGAAGTTATTATGTCGATGCAGAATCGAAGCCGTGAACAAGGCACAAGCAGCAACGAGCTGCGAGACCTTACGGGTAACATGGGGCTGAGTTTGAATACACTCAGCGAAAGCCTCACGGACCAAGCATCTGCAATCGAACAGGTAACCCAGAGCTCTGATGCATTTCAGGTCTTTGTAAATAGCATCCACTCTGAACTTGATGGCCTGGGAGCCAGTGCCGAGGAAAGCGCATCAAGCATCAACGAGATGGTGACTATCAACAACGAGGTTCGAGAAAATATCCACAACCTCTCTCTGAGTTTGCAAGAAACGACGAGTGCCATTGAAGAGATGACGTTCAGCTCCAAAGAAGTTGCAAACAACATCGAAGAGCTAAGTACAGCAGCAGAAGATACTGCTGCGTCCATGAATCAGATGGACGTGACTATCAATCAAGTTGAAACAAACGCCAACGAAACCTCTAAACTCTCTGAAACAGTTACGAGCGACGCTGAAATCGGTGTGAATGCGATCAAGCAAACCATTCAAGGTATCGACCGGATTAAAGAGTCGAGCCGAGTGGCTGCAGACGTTATCGGAAACCTGGGTCAGAAGATTAACGAGATTGGTAACATTCTAAGCGTCATTGATGATGTTGCAGAGCAGACAAACTTACTGGCCTTGAACGCTGCAATTATTGCGGCCCAAGCCGGTGAGCATGGTCGTGGTTTTGCGGTTGTTGCCGATGAGATTAAAGCACTTGCAGAACGTACGGGGGCATCCACGAAGGAAATCGCCGAGCTCATCAAGTCGATTCAAAGTGAGTCTCGAAACGCAATCAGCGTGATGAGCCGCGGGGTCGAAGATGTTGAAGATGGTGTTCGACTGGGTCACAACGCAGAAGATGCACTCCGCAATATTGTTGATAGTGCCAAGCGCTCTACCTTGATGATTCAAAACATTGCTCAAGCCACAGTTGAACAAGCGCGCGGCTCAAAGCAGGTAACGAATGCAATCAGTCGTATCGCAGAAACCGTGCAACAAATTGCTTTGGCAACTCAAGAGCAAGCCAAAGGTGCAGAGCACATCATGCAGAGTGCGGAACGTATTAGGTCCATCACTCAGCACGTAGAGCGAAGCGCTGAAGAACAGAAACGTGGCGGTCACTCCGTAACGCAAGCCATCGAAACCATTCGAGAACTTGTCGAGCGCGTCAATGAATTCCAACAGGAGCAGGCTGATGGCTTTGACGCATCCAATATGGCAGTTCGCAATGTACGCGACGCCGGTGGCAGACTCCTCGGTGTTAGCCAAGAACTCGGTCGCTACTTGGCAGATGCAACCAACCATGTTACGCGACTCACGTCCGGCTTCAGAGAAGATTAA
- the tatB gene encoding twin-arginine translocase subunit TatB, with protein sequence MFGLGFGEIILVLVVALLVLGPEKLPKLAKQLGRGMREFRRAASDFQATLQDADPTRTQNRPKTPTKAPEGTIDSKQALAAGNTVEPAKPAETATVKSPEDQPGDKPSEQP encoded by the coding sequence ATGTTTGGACTAGGGTTTGGTGAAATTATTCTTGTTCTTGTGGTGGCCCTCCTGGTCTTAGGCCCCGAGAAACTCCCGAAACTGGCTAAACAACTTGGGCGTGGCATGCGCGAATTCAGACGTGCTGCCAGTGATTTTCAAGCCACTCTCCAAGATGCAGACCCTACTCGCACTCAAAATCGTCCTAAAACTCCTACAAAAGCCCCTGAAGGCACCATCGACTCTAAGCAAGCCTTGGCTGCAGGAAATACAGTTGAGCCTGCTAAGCCTGCCGAGACGGCTACAGTAAAGAGCCCCGAAGACCAGCCAGGCGATAAGCCCAGCGAACAACCATAA